A genomic segment from Verrucomicrobiota bacterium encodes:
- a CDS encoding ABC transporter ATP-binding protein, with amino-acid sequence MIELRNVQKKFGGRLAVDDLTLNVPAGEIFGLLGHNGAGKSTAIGMMLGQVWPTAGVVRVCGYDVSAHRQNALQKVGAIFETPVFYDYLSGWSNLQILSHYTAPTPPARLREVIDWVGLTGREKSKVKTYSHGMRSRLALAQALLPKPELLILDEPSDGLDPEGIHEMRQTILRLHRELGLTILLSSHLLNEVEQLCTRIAVLNQGRKVFEGTLNEISQGPKWVRLRVGDFADAVARLRQAQMVLDQRDGQYVTLASGIDTDQVVRHLVGQGMPVYEIAREKQTLEDFYLALMKKN; translated from the coding sequence ATGATCGAACTGCGGAATGTGCAAAAGAAATTCGGCGGCCGTCTGGCGGTTGACGACCTGACGCTAAACGTGCCTGCCGGCGAAATCTTCGGCCTGCTTGGCCACAACGGCGCTGGAAAGAGCACGGCCATTGGCATGATGCTTGGTCAAGTCTGGCCAACGGCGGGCGTCGTCAGGGTTTGTGGGTATGATGTCTCCGCGCACCGACAAAATGCGCTGCAAAAGGTCGGCGCGATTTTTGAAACGCCAGTGTTTTACGATTATCTGTCCGGCTGGAGCAATTTACAGATTTTGAGCCACTACACAGCGCCCACGCCGCCGGCACGCTTGCGCGAGGTTATTGATTGGGTTGGCCTGACCGGTCGCGAAAAATCCAAAGTCAAAACCTACTCGCACGGGATGCGGTCGCGGCTGGCCTTGGCGCAGGCGTTGTTGCCGAAACCGGAACTGCTTATTCTGGATGAACCGAGCGACGGTCTCGATCCGGAAGGCATCCACGAGATGCGGCAGACGATTCTGCGATTGCACCGTGAACTGGGTCTGACAATCCTGCTTTCCTCGCACCTGTTGAATGAAGTGGAACAACTCTGCACCCGCATCGCGGTTTTGAATCAAGGCCGAAAGGTTTTTGAAGGCACATTGAATGAAATTTCGCAGGGGCCAAAGTGGGTGCGTCTGCGGGTGGGAGACTTTGCCGATGCCGTCGCGCGACTCAGACAGGCACAAATGGTCCTCGACCAGCGCGACGGTCAATACGTGACGCTGGCGAGTGGGATCGACACGGATCAGGTGGTCAGGCATCTGGTAGGGCAGGGGATGCCGGTGTACGAAATCGCCCGGGAAAAACAGACGCTGGAAGACTTTTATCTGGCGTTGATGAAGAAGAATTAG
- a CDS encoding ABC transporter permease subunit, whose protein sequence is MFYLQLRNELWKLFGKKRTYIGFGMFLVAEIVIILIFRYSNATRWMKRTLENNGFVAEQFLSVLTIASLMVIIISYTLLPLYVALVGGDLVSKEAEDGTLRMILSRPISRLRLLGLKWLAGFLFSMVLVLSLGLFGLLFTNFWFPADGSLFVSLPGERINIFQAGMGLKRYAAAHLFMVTKACTVMGLAFMFSCFNMKPAAATILALSVIIINGILMEIPYFKDLQQWFLTYHLNTWQLLFVEKIPWWKIGESLSILFGFNVSFVVVGCTAFHMRDIKS, encoded by the coding sequence ATGTTTTACCTTCAACTGCGCAACGAACTCTGGAAACTCTTCGGCAAGAAGCGCACCTACATTGGTTTCGGGATGTTTTTGGTGGCTGAAATCGTTATTATCCTGATTTTCCGCTACTCGAACGCCACGCGCTGGATGAAGCGCACACTGGAGAACAATGGATTTGTGGCGGAACAGTTTCTCTCTGTGCTGACCATTGCTTCGTTGATGGTGATCATTATTTCTTACACGCTGTTGCCGCTTTATGTGGCGCTCGTGGGGGGGGACTTGGTGAGCAAGGAAGCCGAGGACGGAACTCTGCGCATGATTTTGTCCCGGCCCATTTCCAGGCTGCGCTTGCTGGGTTTGAAGTGGCTGGCCGGTTTCCTGTTTTCGATGGTGCTCGTGTTGTCGCTGGGACTATTCGGCCTGCTGTTTACCAACTTCTGGTTTCCTGCGGATGGGAGTCTGTTTGTTTCGCTCCCGGGCGAGCGAATCAACATTTTCCAAGCGGGGATGGGCTTGAAGCGTTACGCGGCGGCCCACCTGTTCATGGTTACCAAGGCCTGCACGGTGATGGGACTGGCCTTCATGTTTTCGTGTTTCAACATGAAACCCGCCGCCGCAACTATTCTTGCACTTTCGGTGATCATCATTAACGGGATCCTGATGGAGATTCCGTACTTCAAAGATTTGCAACAATGGTTCCTCACTTATCATCTGAACACCTGGCAGCTTCTGTTTGTGGAGAAAATTCCGTGGTGGAAAATCGGCGAATCACTTAGCATCCTGTTTGGCTTTAACGTGTCGTTTGTGGTCGTCGGTTGCACCGCATTTCACATGCGCGACATCAAGTCGTAA